The Burkholderia mallei ATCC 23344 genome has a window encoding:
- the bcsE gene encoding cellulose biosynthesis protein BcsE, with translation MNDSRVKSPDPVPGRPASGGAGARALARLRALWRVCSRAARPREPAHAANRLAIDALPDEWAELAPGSLYAVYAAACTSACDALIWDSVRDARTRDVTVVLARERAAVATRLRELGFVDGMHARGWPRRLNVLAMPPGDIAARGAAREGAPAPAPVPAPAFSRLVGGLRALRRYRFRSNALYFVEGAERWFSWHDPVALTHEGWALAGWCRSRRIALVLLIDPRASQAAASRADARHTAPLPDAPDAPDAFDAGDGVLGGARAEHGADDRTTLFAADRARAARGGFHGACAGVAQLQRTHGELRWRVDFWRSRGAVATGEVRALRFVGDGRLAAVPAAGAHAAGDGARLAFDEARVVVSRRVVERESWVPGDWEVVDDNDAVLAACAGAHAASAVLAFTGRAQLEALCATIHALRLRCGGALKIVVVERGEAMRHQFELLALNLGANQVVARNLPFSRVLAVLRSLQGQLHARPVAADYRAALAASLGDTALGYLPVGAFCSQARAVLERSAVLALSHTLVKLTLLPGVAHAHALRACTPRRAGDVLTADAQHLYLFLFACELADANDVLGHLFDVPVERISDRVVHLAQDSIEHELNALDAANRRAPIADYSDLFSPAAVATRAAGARASAGAPAAARDGEPSAEPMSPHVPPHAPHVSGAPTPPGTRAAAHGPPWCSAFALSSASQTSRTSPASAQIVVPPPQAPSNVSHAPLSATPRAPRPRRPHDAGAVAGVRTRTATRDAMPLRPREAE, from the coding sequence ATGAACGACTCACGCGTGAAATCCCCGGACCCGGTGCCCGGCCGGCCCGCGAGCGGCGGGGCCGGTGCGCGCGCGCTCGCCCGCCTGCGCGCGTTGTGGCGCGTGTGCTCGCGCGCGGCGCGGCCGCGCGAGCCCGCGCATGCGGCGAACCGGCTCGCGATCGACGCGCTGCCCGACGAGTGGGCCGAGCTCGCGCCGGGCAGCCTGTATGCGGTGTACGCGGCGGCGTGCACGAGCGCGTGCGACGCGCTGATCTGGGACAGCGTGCGGGACGCGCGCACGCGCGACGTCACGGTGGTGCTCGCGCGCGAGCGCGCGGCGGTCGCGACGCGGCTGCGCGAGCTCGGCTTCGTCGACGGCATGCACGCGCGCGGCTGGCCGCGGCGGTTGAACGTGCTGGCGATGCCGCCGGGCGATATCGCGGCGCGCGGCGCGGCGCGTGAGGGCGCACCCGCGCCCGCGCCCGTGCCTGCGCCCGCGTTCTCACGCCTCGTCGGCGGCCTGCGCGCGCTGAGGCGCTACCGCTTCCGTTCGAACGCGCTGTATTTCGTCGAAGGCGCGGAGCGCTGGTTCAGTTGGCACGATCCGGTCGCGCTGACGCACGAGGGGTGGGCGCTGGCCGGCTGGTGCCGTTCGCGTCGGATCGCGCTCGTGCTGCTGATCGATCCGCGGGCGTCGCAAGCGGCCGCGAGCCGCGCCGATGCGCGGCACACGGCCCCGCTGCCCGACGCACCCGATGCACCTGACGCATTCGACGCGGGTGACGGCGTGCTCGGCGGCGCGCGCGCGGAGCACGGCGCCGACGATCGCACCACGCTCTTCGCCGCCGATCGCGCGCGCGCCGCGCGCGGCGGCTTTCACGGCGCGTGCGCGGGCGTCGCGCAATTGCAGCGCACGCACGGCGAGCTGCGCTGGCGGGTCGATTTCTGGCGCTCGCGCGGCGCGGTCGCCACGGGCGAGGTGCGCGCGCTGCGCTTCGTCGGCGACGGACGGCTCGCGGCCGTGCCGGCGGCCGGCGCGCACGCGGCGGGCGACGGCGCGCGGCTCGCGTTCGACGAGGCGCGCGTCGTCGTCAGCCGCCGCGTGGTCGAGCGCGAATCGTGGGTGCCGGGCGATTGGGAAGTCGTCGACGACAACGACGCGGTGCTCGCCGCGTGCGCCGGCGCGCATGCGGCGAGCGCGGTGCTGGCGTTTACCGGCCGCGCGCAGCTCGAAGCGCTGTGCGCGACGATCCATGCGCTGCGCCTGCGGTGCGGCGGCGCGCTGAAGATCGTCGTCGTCGAGCGCGGCGAGGCGATGCGCCATCAATTCGAGCTGCTCGCGCTGAACCTCGGCGCGAACCAGGTCGTCGCGCGCAACCTGCCGTTCTCGCGCGTGCTCGCGGTGCTGCGCTCGCTGCAGGGCCAGTTGCACGCGCGCCCGGTCGCGGCCGACTATCGGGCCGCGCTCGCCGCGTCGCTCGGCGACACGGCGCTCGGCTATCTGCCCGTCGGCGCGTTCTGCTCGCAGGCGCGCGCGGTGCTCGAGCGCAGCGCGGTGCTCGCGCTGTCGCATACGCTCGTGAAGCTGACGCTGCTGCCCGGCGTCGCGCACGCGCACGCGTTGCGCGCGTGCACGCCGCGCCGCGCGGGCGACGTGCTGACCGCCGACGCGCAGCACCTGTATCTGTTCCTGTTCGCCTGCGAGCTCGCCGATGCGAACGACGTGCTCGGCCACCTCTTCGACGTGCCTGTCGAGCGGATCTCGGATCGCGTCGTGCATCTCGCGCAGGACAGCATCGAGCATGAGCTGAATGCGCTCGACGCGGCGAACCGGCGTGCGCCGATCGCGGATTACAGCGATCTCTTTTCGCCGGCGGCGGTGGCGACGCGCGCGGCCGGCGCGCGCGCCTCGGCCGGCGCTCCGGCGGCGGCGCGCGACGGCGAACCGTCCGCCGAGCCTATGTCGCCGCATGTGCCGCCGCATGCGCCGCATGTGTCGGGCGCGCCGACGCCGCCGGGCACGCGCGCCGCGGCGCACGGACCACCGTGGTGCTCGGCGTTCGCGCTGTCGTCCGCATCGCAGACCTCGCGGACATCGCCCGCCTCGGCGCAGATCGTCGTACCGCCGCCGCAGGCGCCGTCGAACGTATCGCACGCGCCGCTGTCCGCGACGCCGCGCGCGCCGCGACCGCGCCGACCGCACGACGCCGGCGCGGTCGCCGGCGTGCGCACCCGCACCGCCACGCGCGACGCGATGCCGTTGCGCCCCAGGGAGGCTGAATGA
- a CDS encoding cellulose biosynthesis protein BcsC, with protein sequence MERAVLDARALTAGPQARRRARRGAGCAGIAAVAAIAFAVPCFASAAADDVAARWAASERSLADAHACAGVRPAAPGWAVSMEAAAPPPRFVPPGPNTSPGAMQANVEAMSPAAPARAAAMTRASSARLEPAPSASVDAASANVEAMPPAAPAQAAAMTRASSARLESAPGASVDAASANVEAMPPAAPARAGAMARASSARLEPAPSASVDAASANVEAMPPAVPAQAAAMAQASPVRPASVPRASFDAPSAQAGSMPPDTAHRHASAASSLARTTAPALPFAPAGFASAALRAFAPTYPMSLMSPMSPKQTPPVRFVPTSPRGAPATPQPVATPHAPDADAVRALYATARMWANKHRDDLARDALRKALLIAPRDPALLAEHTRILLRVGDAKGARASLERLKQAAPGALATRQVDDEYRVATSGREEMAQIRLLARSGRGDEAARRIVALFPHGAPAGSLGAEYYQIVASAPDGRARAIDALRRAVAADPADADAATVLAKLLNQRDDTRAQANRLAWALVARPDTDRRASLALWRSVLQSAGRDLAYLDALRAYLTFAPEDDEFRGNAAALEQQRDARLRLARDPDYIAQQRGLQALARGDPAAAEPLLARAAAARAGDPDALGGLGLLRLWQGRHDEARALFVRAAALAPDNRAKWVGLAGTARFWGTLAQGRAAAAQGRPDDAQRAARAALALDPQSADAKLLLADSLLARRDWRAAQPLLRALLDARAPSVSAVRSMRTLYEQTGRADAFGPLVDALQSRFAAPDDRAALSRLRAEWLAQQADALAAAGQRGPAAQRYEASLRIAPDAPWARFALARLYRDMGLPQLGRAVMDEGFSGSDAADMRYAAALYRYALDHVAGARAAFAAIADASRTQGMRAFARKLDAEAALADARAALAREDRAAAHAALERARRAAPDDPDMLAAVGAQWIDIGEIERGLAPLRDWIVAHPREADADVRLRYGDLLGGARRDDALAAWLDTLRRGGAPLDAAQSARLEDQALRLVLRETDDALDRDDYEAAARALDRASPAGRADRRYALEAAELARAQGRYDTARAALAPLLARAPDDADAQLALARILDDDGAPADALALVRDVLARTPPDDVDTQLSALRRLTALRRARDAAALADTLRAAYPARADVTVAAGRVAQALGRYDDAASLYWLSLAQERATGIAPRRDGATPAQAAWADLQQRRDPQIEAGWLPAYKSGDEGVSAYRAHQMPVYLQMPYRYDGHAFVHLDAVRLDAGTLDTSDPRAYAFDTFATHPALADAAAPGGALRQRAAGIGGGIGYRDDAWRVDVGTTPLGFPVHYVVGGVRYRFGAGPASVTVSAARRPETGSMLSYAGLRDPWTGATWGGVRRDSVGVRASVDIGRVNLFADLAAARLTGRNVAENAAVTLRTGFMAPVYRRADMRVSAGLVGNAWHYAQNLRYYTYGQGGYYSPQRYLSIGMPLEWAGRRGAFTWDVTATVGVSNSYERDSPYFPNGLPGSTLVKSAPALGNPVFSRGSTRGVSFWYGFADVAEYRVNGRLAVGARFDIDHAHDYAPSAGLLYVRYAFDARKDSGGFSPSPVRLYSSY encoded by the coding sequence ATGGAGCGAGCCGTGCTCGACGCCCGCGCGTTGACGGCGGGGCCGCAGGCGAGGCGGCGCGCGCGGCGCGGCGCGGGCTGCGCCGGGATCGCGGCCGTCGCGGCGATCGCGTTCGCCGTGCCATGCTTCGCGTCCGCCGCGGCGGACGACGTTGCTGCGCGGTGGGCGGCATCGGAACGATCGCTCGCCGATGCGCACGCTTGCGCCGGTGTGCGCCCGGCCGCGCCCGGATGGGCGGTTTCGATGGAGGCGGCGGCGCCGCCGCCGCGGTTCGTGCCGCCGGGCCCGAATACGTCGCCGGGCGCGATGCAGGCGAATGTCGAAGCGATGTCGCCGGCCGCGCCGGCGCGGGCCGCCGCGATGACGCGAGCGTCGTCGGCGCGGCTTGAGCCGGCTCCGAGCGCGTCTGTCGATGCGGCTTCGGCGAATGTCGAGGCGATGCCGCCGGCCGCGCCGGCGCAGGCCGCCGCGATGACGCGAGCGTCGTCGGCGCGGCTTGAATCGGCTCCGGGTGCGTCTGTCGATGCGGCTTCGGCGAATGTCGAGGCGATGCCGCCGGCCGCGCCGGCGCGGGCTGGGGCGATGGCGCGAGCGTCGTCGGCGCGGCTTGAGCCGGCTCCGAGCGCGTCTGTCGATGCGGCTTCGGCGAATGTCGAAGCGATGCCGCCGGCCGTGCCGGCGCAGGCCGCCGCGATGGCGCAGGCGTCGCCTGTTCGGCCTGCGTCGGTGCCGCGCGCGTCGTTCGATGCGCCGTCCGCGCAGGCAGGCTCGATGCCGCCGGACACGGCGCATCGTCACGCGTCGGCGGCCTCGTCGCTCGCGCGCACGACCGCGCCGGCGTTGCCGTTCGCGCCGGCCGGCTTCGCGTCGGCCGCGCTTCGCGCGTTCGCGCCGACGTATCCGATGTCGCTCATGTCGCCCATGTCGCCGAAGCAAACGCCGCCGGTCCGCTTCGTGCCCACGTCGCCGCGTGGCGCGCCGGCGACGCCGCAGCCCGTCGCGACGCCGCACGCGCCCGACGCTGATGCCGTGCGCGCGCTGTACGCGACGGCGCGCATGTGGGCGAACAAGCATCGCGACGACCTCGCGCGCGACGCGCTGCGCAAGGCGCTGCTGATCGCGCCGCGCGATCCGGCGCTGCTCGCCGAGCACACGCGGATCCTGCTGCGCGTCGGCGACGCGAAGGGCGCGCGCGCGTCGCTCGAACGCCTGAAGCAGGCGGCGCCCGGCGCGCTCGCGACGCGCCAGGTCGACGACGAATACCGCGTCGCGACGAGCGGCCGCGAGGAGATGGCGCAGATTCGGCTGCTCGCGCGCAGCGGGCGCGGTGACGAAGCGGCCCGCCGCATCGTCGCGCTGTTCCCGCACGGCGCGCCGGCGGGCTCGCTCGGCGCCGAGTATTACCAGATCGTCGCGAGCGCGCCCGATGGCCGCGCGCGCGCGATCGACGCGCTGCGCCGGGCCGTCGCCGCCGATCCGGCGGACGCCGACGCGGCGACGGTGCTCGCGAAGCTGCTGAACCAGCGCGACGACACGCGCGCGCAAGCGAACCGGCTCGCGTGGGCGCTCGTCGCGCGGCCGGATACGGACCGGCGCGCCTCGCTCGCGCTGTGGCGCAGCGTGCTGCAGTCGGCCGGGCGCGACCTCGCGTATCTCGACGCATTGCGCGCCTATCTGACGTTCGCACCCGAGGACGACGAGTTTCGCGGCAACGCCGCCGCGCTCGAGCAGCAGCGCGACGCGCGGCTTCGCCTCGCGCGCGATCCGGACTACATCGCGCAGCAGCGCGGCCTGCAGGCGCTTGCGCGCGGCGATCCGGCGGCCGCCGAGCCGCTCCTCGCGCGTGCCGCGGCCGCGCGCGCGGGCGATCCGGACGCGCTCGGCGGCCTTGGGCTGTTGCGGCTGTGGCAGGGCCGCCACGACGAAGCGCGCGCGCTGTTCGTGCGCGCGGCCGCGCTCGCGCCGGACAATCGCGCGAAGTGGGTGGGGCTCGCGGGCACCGCGCGCTTCTGGGGCACGCTTGCGCAGGGCCGCGCGGCCGCCGCGCAAGGGCGCCCGGACGACGCGCAGCGCGCCGCGCGCGCGGCGCTCGCGCTCGATCCGCAGAGCGCCGACGCGAAGCTGCTGCTCGCCGATTCGCTGCTCGCGCGGCGCGACTGGCGCGCCGCGCAGCCGCTGCTGCGCGCGCTGCTCGACGCGCGCGCGCCGAGCGTGTCTGCCGTGCGCAGCATGCGCACGCTATACGAGCAAACCGGCCGCGCCGACGCGTTCGGGCCGCTCGTCGACGCGCTGCAAAGCCGCTTCGCCGCGCCCGACGATCGCGCGGCGCTTTCGCGGCTGCGCGCCGAGTGGCTCGCGCAGCAGGCCGACGCGCTCGCGGCGGCGGGCCAGCGCGGGCCGGCCGCGCAGCGCTACGAGGCGTCGCTGCGCATCGCGCCCGATGCGCCGTGGGCGCGCTTCGCGCTCGCGCGGCTGTATCGCGACATGGGCCTGCCGCAGCTCGGCCGCGCGGTGATGGACGAGGGGTTCTCCGGGTCGGATGCGGCCGACATGCGCTACGCGGCCGCGCTCTATCGATACGCGCTCGACCACGTCGCGGGGGCGCGGGCTGCGTTCGCGGCGATCGCGGACGCGAGCCGCACGCAAGGCATGCGCGCGTTCGCACGCAAGCTCGATGCCGAAGCGGCGCTTGCCGATGCGCGGGCCGCGCTCGCGCGCGAGGACCGCGCGGCGGCTCATGCCGCGCTCGAGCGCGCGCGCCGCGCCGCGCCCGACGATCCGGACATGCTCGCCGCGGTCGGGGCGCAGTGGATCGACATCGGCGAAATCGAGCGCGGTCTCGCGCCGCTGCGCGACTGGATCGTCGCGCATCCGCGCGAGGCCGACGCCGACGTGCGGCTGCGCTACGGCGACCTGCTCGGCGGCGCGCGGCGCGACGACGCACTGGCCGCCTGGCTCGACACGCTGCGCCGCGGCGGCGCGCCGCTCGACGCCGCGCAAAGCGCGCGCCTCGAGGATCAGGCGCTGCGGCTCGTGCTGCGCGAAACCGATGACGCGCTCGATCGCGACGATTACGAGGCGGCCGCGCGCGCGCTCGATCGCGCGAGCCCGGCAGGCAGGGCCGATCGCCGCTATGCGCTCGAGGCGGCCGAGCTCGCGCGCGCGCAGGGGCGCTACGACACCGCGCGCGCGGCGCTCGCGCCGCTGCTCGCGCGCGCGCCCGACGACGCCGACGCGCAGCTCGCGCTCGCGCGCATTCTCGACGACGACGGCGCGCCCGCGGATGCGCTCGCGCTCGTGCGCGACGTGCTCGCGCGCACGCCGCCCGACGATGTCGACACGCAGCTGTCCGCGCTGCGCCGGCTGACCGCGCTGCGCCGCGCGCGGGATGCGGCCGCGCTCGCCGACACGCTGCGCGCCGCCTATCCGGCGCGCGCGGACGTGACGGTCGCGGCCGGGCGGGTCGCGCAGGCGCTCGGCCGCTATGACGACGCGGCGTCGCTGTACTGGCTGTCGCTCGCGCAGGAACGCGCGACGGGCATCGCGCCGCGCCGCGACGGCGCGACGCCCGCGCAGGCCGCATGGGCCGACTTGCAGCAGCGCCGCGATCCGCAGATCGAAGCGGGGTGGCTGCCCGCGTACAAGTCCGGCGACGAGGGCGTGTCCGCGTATCGCGCGCATCAGATGCCGGTTTATCTGCAGATGCCGTATCGCTACGACGGTCACGCGTTCGTTCATCTCGACGCGGTGCGGCTCGACGCGGGCACGCTCGATACGAGCGATCCGCGCGCGTATGCGTTCGACACGTTCGCGACGCATCCGGCGCTCGCCGACGCAGCCGCGCCGGGCGGCGCGCTGCGCCAGCGCGCGGCGGGCATCGGCGGCGGCATCGGCTATCGCGACGACGCGTGGCGCGTCGACGTCGGCACGACGCCGCTCGGCTTTCCGGTGCATTACGTCGTCGGCGGCGTGCGCTACCGGTTCGGCGCGGGCCCGGCGAGCGTCACCGTCAGCGCGGCGCGGCGGCCGGAGACGGGCAGCATGCTGTCGTACGCGGGGCTGCGCGATCCGTGGACGGGCGCGACCTGGGGCGGCGTGCGGCGCGATAGCGTCGGCGTGCGCGCATCCGTCGACATCGGCCGCGTGAATCTGTTCGCCGATCTCGCCGCCGCGCGGCTGACCGGGCGCAACGTCGCCGAGAACGCGGCCGTCACGCTGCGCACGGGCTTCATGGCGCCCGTCTATCGGCGCGCGGACATGCGCGTGAGCGCGGGGCTCGTCGGCAACGCGTGGCACTACGCGCAGAACCTGCGCTACTACACGTACGGGCAGGGCGGCTACTACAGCCCGCAGCGCTACCTGTCGATCGGCATGCCGCTCGAATGGGCGGGGCGGCGCGGCGCGTTCACGTGGGACGTGACCGCGACGGTCGGCGTGTCGAATTCGTACGAGCGCGATTCGCCGTATTTTCCGAATGGGCTGCCGGGCTCGACGCTCGTCAAGTCCGCGCCGGCGCTCGGCAACCCGGTGTTCTCGCGCGGCTCGACGCGCGGCGTGTCGTTCTGGTACGGGTTCGCGGACGTCGCCGAGTATCGCGTGAACGGGCGGCTCGCCGTGGGCGCGCGATTCGATATCGACCACGCGCACGACTACGCGCCGAGCGCCGGGCTGCTGTACGTGCGCTATGCGTTCGACGCGCGCAAGGACAGCGGCGGCTTCTCGCCGTCGCCGGTCCGACTCTATTCGAGCTACTGA
- the bcsZ gene encoding cellulose synthase complex periplasmic endoglucanase BcsZ, whose product MARQAGRDEGVGRIGRIGRIGREAGDAREAAGAGEACGRRHARADAWARRASRASRGWRTFWRGGGRGRVRAVVASVVASFSVMAFAAATLPVSWRVAAAAERTRSGGERAGGLRDTAGLIEISAAAPASTPIPAAPRRFAQPFAQPARAFAVASACAPSWPRWDRFKRDFVSADGRVIDVGSADERTVSEGQAYGLFFALVANDRAAFDALLRWTEDNLAQGDLSARLPAWLWGRAADGAWRVLDANAASDADLWLAYALLEAGRLWRERSYTARGALLAKRVLDEETATLPGLGLVLLPGPMGFRPARDAWRLNPSYSPPQAIRGIGAHVPDDARWARLAAGVGRVLTDSAPRGFAPDWALYRAGRGFEPDAETHAVSAYNAIRVYLWAGMLDAGDPLARPLVAHFAPFAEHVAAHGAPPEAVDATTGAAAPRDGNAGFSAAAVPFLEARGERASADAQLARVARLERETASGYYANVLTLFGLGWRDGRYRFAADGTLRVRWSEPCSTPAR is encoded by the coding sequence ATGGCGCGGCAAGCGGGGCGAGACGAAGGCGTCGGGCGCATCGGGCGCATCGGGCGCATCGGGCGTGAAGCGGGCGACGCGCGCGAGGCGGCCGGGGCGGGCGAGGCGTGCGGGAGGCGCCACGCGCGGGCCGACGCGTGGGCGCGGCGGGCGTCGCGAGCATCGCGCGGGTGGCGCACGTTTTGGCGCGGGGGCGGGCGTGGGCGCGTGCGCGCCGTCGTGGCGAGCGTCGTGGCGAGCTTCTCGGTGATGGCGTTCGCGGCGGCGACGTTGCCGGTGTCGTGGCGCGTCGCCGCGGCGGCGGAGCGTACGCGAAGCGGCGGCGAACGCGCGGGCGGGCTGCGCGACACGGCGGGCTTGATCGAGATCTCGGCGGCGGCGCCGGCCTCGACGCCGATCCCGGCGGCGCCGCGGCGGTTCGCGCAGCCGTTCGCGCAGCCGGCTCGCGCGTTCGCCGTCGCGAGCGCCTGCGCGCCGTCCTGGCCGCGCTGGGACCGTTTCAAGCGTGACTTCGTATCGGCCGACGGCCGCGTGATCGACGTCGGCTCGGCCGACGAGCGGACCGTATCCGAGGGGCAGGCGTACGGCCTTTTCTTCGCGCTCGTCGCGAACGACCGCGCGGCGTTCGACGCGCTGCTGCGCTGGACCGAGGACAATCTCGCGCAGGGCGATCTGAGCGCGCGTCTGCCCGCGTGGCTGTGGGGCCGCGCGGCCGACGGCGCGTGGCGCGTGCTCGATGCGAACGCCGCGTCCGACGCCGATCTGTGGCTTGCGTACGCGCTGCTCGAAGCGGGGCGCTTGTGGCGCGAGCGCAGCTACACGGCGCGCGGCGCGTTGCTCGCGAAGCGCGTGCTCGACGAGGAGACCGCGACGCTGCCGGGGCTCGGTCTCGTGCTGCTGCCGGGCCCGATGGGTTTTCGGCCGGCGCGCGACGCGTGGCGGCTGAATCCGAGCTATTCGCCGCCGCAGGCGATTCGCGGGATCGGCGCGCATGTGCCCGACGACGCGCGCTGGGCGCGGCTCGCGGCGGGCGTCGGCCGCGTGCTGACCGACAGCGCGCCGCGCGGCTTCGCGCCGGACTGGGCGCTGTATCGCGCGGGCCGCGGCTTCGAGCCGGACGCCGAAACGCATGCGGTGAGCGCGTACAACGCGATTCGCGTCTATCTGTGGGCGGGCATGCTCGATGCGGGCGATCCGCTGGCGCGGCCGCTCGTCGCGCATTTCGCGCCGTTCGCCGAGCATGTCGCCGCGCATGGCGCGCCGCCGGAGGCGGTCGATGCGACGACGGGCGCGGCCGCCCCGCGCGACGGCAATGCCGGGTTTTCCGCGGCGGCCGTGCCGTTTCTCGAGGCGCGCGGCGAGCGGGCGAGCGCCGACGCGCAGCTCGCGCGCGTCGCGCGGCTCGAGCGCGAGACGGCGAGCGGCTATTACGCGAACGTGCTGACGCTGTTCGGGCTCGGCTGGCGCGACGGGCGCTACCGGTTCGCGGCCGACGGCACGCTGCGGGTGCGATGGAGCGAGCCGTGCTCGACGCCCGCGCGTTGA
- the bcsQ gene encoding cellulose biosynthesis protein BcsQ, with protein MRTIAIVSTTGGAGRTMLTAALAALLARDGRPVVALDFDPQNLLGVQLGLDAFAPAGIAHALAGAHAAWHAHTWRSADGVLFVPYGHVDPAQALACDARLAADPEWLARALADIDLPADGVTLIDTARFPSQQAAHALRCADLALCVVPPEPAACATAAARLPELRAAGVCAGACSGSGAGTRASIHASTGTSTGAGALHIVVNRLNPARDMQRDVLAMLRAATGPGVVLEQRVHLDAALPEALARGTWFFDDAPHSQASHDLHGVAGWVGAWLDTQAARNAAGARA; from the coding sequence ATGAGGACGATCGCGATCGTTTCGACGACGGGCGGCGCGGGCCGCACGATGCTGACGGCGGCGCTCGCGGCGCTGCTCGCGCGCGACGGCCGGCCCGTCGTCGCGCTCGATTTCGATCCGCAGAACCTGCTCGGCGTGCAGCTCGGGCTCGACGCGTTCGCGCCGGCCGGCATCGCGCACGCGCTGGCGGGCGCGCACGCCGCATGGCACGCGCACACATGGCGCAGCGCCGATGGCGTGCTGTTCGTGCCGTACGGCCACGTCGATCCCGCGCAGGCGCTCGCGTGCGACGCGCGGCTCGCCGCCGATCCCGAATGGCTCGCGCGCGCGCTCGCCGACATCGATTTGCCGGCCGACGGCGTGACGCTGATCGACACGGCGCGCTTCCCGTCGCAGCAGGCGGCGCACGCGCTGCGCTGCGCGGACCTCGCGCTGTGCGTCGTGCCGCCCGAGCCCGCCGCGTGCGCGACGGCCGCCGCGCGGCTGCCGGAGTTGCGCGCGGCGGGCGTGTGTGCGGGCGCGTGCTCGGGCTCGGGTGCCGGCACCCGAGCCAGTATCCATGCCAGTACCGGCACCAGTACCGGCGCCGGCGCGTTGCACATCGTCGTGAACCGCCTGAACCCGGCGCGCGACATGCAGCGCGACGTGCTCGCGATGCTGCGTGCGGCGACGGGGCCGGGCGTCGTGCTCGAGCAGCGCGTGCACCTCGATGCGGCGCTGCCCGAGGCGCTCGCGCGCGGCACGTGGTTCTTCGACGACGCGCCGCATTCGCAGGCGTCGCACGATCTGCATGGCGTCGCGGGCTGGGTCGGCGCGTGGCTCGACACGCAGGCCGCGCGCAACGCGGCGGGCGCGCGCGCATGA